In the genome of Neodiprion fabricii isolate iyNeoFabr1 chromosome 4, iyNeoFabr1.1, whole genome shotgun sequence, the window GCAGGAAATTCAACGCATCTGTATTGCTGTCGCGTATCACATTTCACCTCAGGCACGAAGCTTGTTAGTGGAAGCATCGTCCCTTTTCTCTTTAATCACGTCCCCCGCACGGTCGAGAAGCGAAAAGTTTCTCACAGTTTTTGACGAGAAAAACGTGCCGGCTGCAAATTTTCTATCGCTAGTAATACCGTAGGTACTGATTGTACtaattcgacaaattttttttagcgtTGCGAGAATTTATTATGATCGCCTAATTTTCAAACCGTTTCAGAACGAACAGTTTCCTCAATATCTATGCGGAAGTAAAAAGTATAGACTCGAGGTGAAATGTACTCGAAAGAGAAAATCGAGGAGTATTTATTTCCTCGTAGACTCACCTGTCAATACCGTCTACGGGATATCCTGATCCTGAATAACCGCAGTAACATCCGTATCCGTAGTAATCAAAGGGGTCACACCCGGTTGCACAAGATAGCACGTAGTAGAGGTTCAAAACGCTCCGCTTTGATCTTCTTAACTGGGACGAATTGTTTTCAGCTTCGGGATTGAGTCTGAGAATATCggttttcttaattttatacaTCGAGGCCTCAAGGACGAATGGGCCCAAGAACATCGGAattggattgaaaataaacaagacACCAGAGTTTAAGTATTTTGAACaaacaattgtaattaaaaacCTTTTCTCTAGTTGTTCatcatgaaaatataaaattgctGATTCAATACGGCGGACAAGGAAAAACGACAagagggaaaattttgaataaattctgtAAATTATTTCGGTGTGTATTaagcttgtgtaaaaattggcattTGACTGGCAAAACCTAATTATAGGTATTTATGTCGATTATACAATACAGTAACAGATCATTCGAATTATCGCTTCTGATTTTTACTACATCACTAGGGAACGGAGACGCGCGCGCTGCTCGCTCAAAGGGTATGAAAACAATATATCGGATATGAAAAGGATATatcagtgaaataatttttggatATAACGAGATTCGACTGTGTATTGTGCAATAAAAAAGTGCATTCGTCATTGTACCATTGTGTattgtgtatttttatatataccaTATTGGTCATCGCAGTGTTCGCGATGTGCGactttgaattatttcgacGATATGAACTGTTTCTTGGTATATATAAAGATACACAATACACAATGGTACAATGACGAATGCACTTTTTTGTTGCACACGATGCACAATCGAATCTCGTTATatccaaaaattatttcgcTGATATAACCTTTTCGTATCCGATATATTCTTTTCATAGCCTTTGAGCTAGGATTCGTAATTAACGACTCCGAAAATCCCTGAATACCAAATCCAAGTCCATCGAACCcgaagaaaaatgttaaaaaattacacatatACTTTGTTTCAACCGAAGCATAGGTGATTGGCAAGCTGATAGCGAGACTCCGTACATGGTCAAACTGACAGCGAGACTCCGAAAACGGAATTCTCGTATATCGTCATTTCGACAAAAGCTTAGACCACACACGTACATACGCAACTGTCAAACTGACAGCGGGACTCTTAGAagttgattattattataaatatttatatttcaagtATAAGACTCGAGCTGCCATCTAGGAAAGCGACGATAAGCTTATTGCAGAAATCGATAAATGTCCTCGCCTGAGCTTTAAGTCCCGCACCATCGGTAACAGAGCATGGTCAAAGCATTACTCGGGTGCttgtaaattgatttttcaaaataattaattcttatCACTTTGCATGCTTATCTTTGCTCGGGTTTCTGTCCCCAAAGtttattcacattttcaaacttcGAGTGATTGactgcagaaaaaaattatctggATACCGTTATCTTTTAAAAAACATACCAGttctcaaaattaaatgaaaaggAACACGAAGCGCTAATATAAGATATTTTATAGGCGTAATAACGGTATAAAAAGAGAACAATCATCCTaaattgatgaaacaattACAGCTTTGGATTTTCATGaacattgtaataatttttctgtataTATGTGATACTTTTTTCCAGTATTTTACCATATCTCATTACCACTATGCCTtcctgaaatttgaaacatatttgtatatacaGTCAATATGTCCATGGCTTCGAACCGTTCGTGATATAATTACATCTGATGTGGGTAATAAAGTGGTGGTACGGTGCGATGGAAATAATCTGAGTTTATGTATCCACGTTACGGCGATCGTTACTGCAGCAGCAAAATGCATCGAGCAAGATTAGAAGCCATGTGTTACATCGCGTAAATATGATTGCGCATAAATCCTCCTCCGTCATAATTTCGTTTCTGATGTTGAGGAGAGTAATATTTGGCCATGAATCCGGCGGAACAGATGGCCTGAAATTTGGTATAAATACGAAGAAGTCCGGCATCGAGCCAcacataaaatattataaacgcGCTTGATTCACCAGGTCAGTGACAGGAAGAACTTTTCTAAGTCGGCAGACGTTGTCGGGTCGaattacagtgaaaaaaaCTAGTTTGTAACATGTCTGTTGTTTACATCCAGTTAACAGTTCGTTAGATGCTTCTACGCCGTAGTTTACACGTTGTGAAAGTCGCAGCGTCAGGGCAGCAAAGAAATGGGTCACGTAATACTTTTTCCTTCCTCTATCGGACTCTCAATTCTTTGTAATTGTACTTCACAGACCTTGGAGTAACATCAGAGCTGTTCAACTTTTTGCTGTATTGAGTTGAACATAAACACTTTTAGAAATTGTCGGTCCATCGCAATGAACTGAAGGTTCTAGGTGATTAAGTTTTATTCCGAAACTCTTTTCGATTGCgacaattctttttttgttaaaaatattcatggaAATAAGTGGTAGAAAAGTTCAATTCTTagtttgattgaaatttgaaacaccgTAACGCAGAATAGACAGCTGAATCGATTGTGGAAAGTGGACGTTCAGATAACTTCGTACCTTTGAATGACATACAAATTCATCACCATgacgtgaaataatttttattatcgctTAACctcctaaaattttttacagaaagATGTATCTGTATACGATTCTATTTTGATAAACAGATAGACAGTAAATCACGACCAGCCGCGCAACGCTCATGTAAATCCGTCAATTTGATCTCAAAGTAACCGAAGCAAATTGCATATCTCACCGAATCGTGGGTAATGAGAAATGCCAAAAATAATATTGGCAAATGGCAAGCCAGAACACACTGACGCATCTGAGTAGACTAGAGAAgcgaaaacgaagaagaaggaaaaaagtaaCCATATCATACGCGTAAATTAGGAATGCAAAATCGAAGAAGAGGACATAACGGAGCGATAAACGAGAGCTTGGACAAGTCGGAGGATCATAAGTTACACGGCGAGAACTCCGATTCTGCGAAGGAATACGAGGAGCCACGTGCAAGCCCACAGTTCCGTCGTTGGGCTAATCACATATGGAACGTGTCCAACAACGTTACGAACAGACTGCGAGAACTGGTGGGTAACAACCGGGGCTCTAATACCACGAGGCGTAACTGTATCGCGGAAGAGAGCCGTCGGGATGAAAGCAACGTGGCTAACGGAAGCAACGGCTGGACCACATCCAGTGGTTTCACCGAACCGACAAACCGAATTAACGAGAATGCCTCCAGCAGACGGCCCCATCGTCAAAACGGCAAAAACCACGGGAGAAGTAAATCGTCGAAAGCCAAGAGCCGCAGGTATGGTAACAGACACGATCACGTGACGGAGGATCACCGGATGTACCAGGTAATTGGGAATAGAGTTGAGTCGGTACCGTTAGCCACGTATCCTCCAGTTTTAATACTGCCCAGGATTCATCGAGGAACCGATGTCCATCAGATTCAGACCGGCTTCTACCGGTCAAGACATGACGTGTTAAAGTGCCGTCATGTGCACGGTGATGACTCCGCTAATGCAGCCCGATGGTACCGGCACTATCATCATGCCGATAAACGATGGGGCTACGAAGAGACTCGTAACGGTGAGGACTACTCGTGCTTATTGGAGCGTCATGAAATACCGGAGAACCTCGGCTCCTTGACTAATGAACCAAAGATTCGACGAGCCAAGAGAAAATCTGTAGGAAACTCTCACGAAGAGATGAGAAGTCAGCCTGTCGACTGCGATACTAGCATGTCAAAACGACTCGGTACTCGTGGCAGTGATTttgttgttggaaaaaattgcgGGGTCGAAAACGTGCAGCTCAACTCGAGCCACTGTTCGAAGCCCAGTAGGCATGCCAAACATAAGAAGGTTGTTTGGGACCTGCAACTCTCCGATATAACGTCTCAGGATCCCAGTTCAGAGGACCCATCGAAGGCTGCTCTGTCCGCGAAGCCATCCGAGCATTCCGTCACTTTGAACATCGAAGCGACCAAATCGAGGGCTTACGGAATCGCTGATGATGAAGTACCCGTGAAAGGCAACAACGCCTTAAGAGATAAGGTCCCAATACTTTCTATAAATGAAAGTGCAGCGATTAAGAGTTTCGGTAGCTTCGACAGCACTGAGAGATCTCGTTGCAAGGACGTTGAAGAGACGATAACTAACGATCGCCAAAAACCAAACGATGACATCGTGAGGTGGCCTTCGGAAACGGAAAACAGTTTTGACTCCCTCCTGCGAAATCTGCGTGCTCGTATGGATACACTGGCCAATGTTCATTCTGTGGACAGTGCTGGACAGAGTTCAACGGAATTGGAAACGAAGAAAGACGAGTCCAGCTTCACGAAAGGATCGTGTATCGTTGCTTCTTGTTTGGCAGGAACTTACCTGCATCCGTATTTAGAAAATAGACACAATATTAAATTAGCCGACTACTCAATTGAGACGAATGAAGACGCACGCCCATCATTTTCTGACAGGATTCACGATATATGGCGAGACGGTGGAACAAGGGTGTGGAGGGGCCCTACACGCGAAACGTCGCCGAGGTACGATATGAAATCGGAAAAggatttgttttcaaaattatcggTCGCAGGGCTAAACCAGCAGCCTATATTTCGGCAATATTTTACGGGGTATAATAATGCCGTAACACTGactcaaattttggaagaaCTGATTGACTCGAGGTCGAAGAGTAATACTGCTTCTGCTCCGGGAGTCTTTGAGGAATCAAAACCACCGTCGAGATTCTGTCGAAAGCAATCTAGAACATGTCTGGTGGATATTGGCGTTCAAATAGCGACCGTCATGTCGAACACATCCTCCCAGGACCCAAGATCGAACTCAAGACATCGTTTTTTTCACAAGCAAGCATCTCGTGGTGGAACCAGAAGAACTATTGAGCCTCGAACATCTAAACTCCGCATTGAGACGCCGAGACCCTTGCAAGTCTTTTCCGGCCACAGCATAATCCCCATTTCGTCTGTACAATTTATGCCAGTTGTTACTCAAGCTCTCACAGATCCGCTTGGGTTTCAATCACCGCTACAGCGGGAACATTCCGTAATCATCGATAATCCTGTAGTTCAGGAAAGGAGTCAAACTTTAGTGATGGACTATTGTGCAAAATATTCGCCTACAGAATGCCGGGTGGCGAGAGAATCACCTTTCGCCATGCAGGGTCAACGCTTGACTTCAtcttgtatgaaaaattcgaattcaGTCGGAATGGATCGAGAATCCATTGACCAACGGGAACATCTTTTGTCTTTGGTACTCGAGCAAGAATGGCAACGCAGTGCAAGAGTTCCAAGACAAGGTGAAAAATCTGACTCTATACCTGTTCGACATCGGGAATCCGAATCCACAAAAGCCAGATCAAGTGCCTTGGCTGAAGACACATCTGTAACGAAGAGTAGCCGTTCGTGGTGGTCGAAAAAGCTCAGCTTCTATAAAAACAGTAAATTGAAGGTGAAGATAGCGTCGTTTCTGAAATACTTGACCAAAAGCGGTGCCAGCGATAAAGATCACACGAAGAAATATTCTTCGAATCCGGTTACCCATGACACTGTCTCTGCAGCAGCAACTAATAATGTAGCTCCCAAACCGCCCGTCAGAGTCAAGCGAAAAAACCTGGGTGCCAATCGTAAGTCGAGCAAATCAATACAGTGGGAATCGAATGACAAGATTGAGTCATTTTTAATGACGGATAATCGGCGTTCAATGAAGGGTACTTTGCATCGTCCGGCTGGTAGGAAACCCACCGTGAGTTGTGGTACCAATACTAGacacaaaaaatttcgaaaaacatgTTCCAGGGAGTTCGGAAAGACAACATCATCGACACGTAAGGAACACATGGTCAGACCAAGGGCATTCCGAGTTTCTCGGCAACTTTGCACTGATCCTTTTAATGCGCTAAAAAATTATGCTGAGGTGACGGTGACATCGGAAACCATTCAAGACCCTAAACAGAAATCCGTCTGTTCTTCAACCACCGGCAGACTGGGTTCGACCGATCCTTTACTTTCTCCTGAGGGAAATTCCGAATCGTTGAATAACCCTGCCGAGAAggtgaaggaaaaatttaaagTGACCCGCAGTTTGTCATCAAAAATTCCTTTGGCCACTAGACTGGTGAACACGTCAACCGTTTCCGGTAGACGACCAAGTACAGCTCCAATTCTCGACAACAAATCGCGTAATTTGTCGCCGCCGAATGGTTTTCGcaatgatttaaaaactgGGAAGCTCTTTGACGGAATTTCTGGTTATCAGGACACCGGGCAGAAAATGCTCTTCAAACACAATAGATCTTCTCTACTACGGGCCAATACCAGTATGCTGAAAAAGTCCGCATTTGGAGTTCCTGCTAAGTCAAGAAAGAGGTCGAGAGATAAAGACGTGGTGAGGCAACCAATTTTAAATGCCTTAAGAAGTTCCCATGCAATTACCAACGCTGAACCTCAGAAGTTATTACCGGTGAACGAGATTCAAAGTACGAAAATTGATCTGCAGGGGAAGCAATTGGAATGTAACAATGATGATATAAAATCAGAAAGCTTGTCAGATTTAGAAGAAACTAAGATGGGAAACTATTCAGAACTGCCTACTGAGCCATTGTGTTCAGAACACACGAACGAAGAAATTGTCGAAAAAGAACCTGAATGTGAGGCTTGTGAAGATTCCCACAAAGAGACGAAAGGACTAACAAATGGACGGAAAGTTGCAAATTGTCTCACTCCATCGTCGAAACTGGAGCCTAGTCGagagaaaaatacaaattcttTCCATAACGTTAGTCACATAACTAATAACTTGGAAAGCTCAAACGACAAACAACAGTCACTCAAAATCAGAGGTATCTCGCCGTCAGAAGTGACAGAAGATTGTTTTAATATTGAAGATGCGAAAGAAATATcatttgtgaattttgaagCAAATAAATTCCGACACGATAAGAGTTTCGTATCGatgggtggaaaaaaaacttgggaATCTCCTTCGGCGCTACGACGTCAGAAAGAGAATAAGACGAAGTCAGAAGAAAGCGAGAATTTAGCAGGGCGACTATTCGGGTGTGAAGATTTCAACAGCGCATTAGTTCGCATCTCGGAATCTAAGGAAACGTCGTATGAAATTTGTCATTTTGGTTCGAAGTCTTTACCCATTGACTATTTCTTTGACGAAGACGAAGCGCGAATTTCTTTTGCTCGCGAATTTGAAATAAGCGGCGTGGAAAGTAAGGTAAATGGCAAAAAGTCGCAGTCAAAACTCGTCTATTCAACTGTTGGCAAAGCGGCAAAAAAGTTATTGAAACATTCTGACATGCATGAAAAGAAACCTGCGTCTTGGAACAAGGAAATAAGTACGATCGGTAGgtcaaagaaaatattttcgtctgGCTTGGTTAGTAAAGTGCAAAGTCCAATAGTCCAAATTAACAAATCGGGAAAGGTTGAGCCGAAAGTGACTGGCAAGAGTCCAAAGATTGTTCCTCGAGCGACTTACCAGAAAAGTAGCAAAAAGGGAGAAGGCCAAGTGCGGAAGTCGAAATTTAAGAAGCGAAATGGCGGTTCTAAAGAGGTTTCAGAATTCATAACTAGCGTTCTAGATACCGTGTTAAGTAGAGTGGTTGAAGAAAACCGAAAGGTGAATTCAAGCACAATTTCGTCAGCAAAAAATCGTCAACATATTCTTCTGGTTGATTCTGTGGAACCCGAAATCAGTCGAAACATCTATTCTACTGTTGAGAGTAAAATTGATACGAAATTCTCTCCGTCTTTTTCAGCAAAACCAGAGGAAAGACCGACAGATTCATTCTGCCAGAAACAAGCAGATTCTGAGCTGAAACGAGCACAACAACATCCGGTCTTGACAATTGGGTCGAACGTGTTGACTAACGAAGGGCAAACGGATTGGGAAAGAATACGATTGTCTAAAAAGTTCTCCACGGTGAGCGAACCGCTGCCGGAAAGTGAGGTCAGTGAATTGTGCGTACTTTCGATAGTAACAAGTGCAGATGATGGAGGTGAGATAAGGGTAACCCATACCGACGAAGACGGGACACTCGATAACTCTCAGATCAGTCATCGCGACAATGAGCCAAGGCTTATTACTAGGCCGTTGAAAATAGATACCGAAGCGGATTGTCATTCGAGTCAATCTATTAACGCATTTGAATTCGGAGAGGCTGCGGACAGACAGGAGAAACTTCGTTCGTCGATGTTCAACGTCCATCTCGGGACCTGGAAAGagtttcgaaaattggaaGGACGGGGTTGCGCAGGATGGATGCAGGAAAACGGGAAATTATCGCGAGCAGAAAGTACATCGATTCGGGTGACGGACGACGAGAATAGTTCGACGAGCAGCAACAGCAGGAGAAATGTCAAGATCGATAACAAAGTACTGGAGGAAAAGGTCAAGTGTAGCTTGGAGAAAGGCGTCCCTTTAAAGACGATCACAATCACGGATCCTTCCATCATTAGGCCCAGCAGTAATTCGGACAGTAGCGTTAATTTGACAGTAGACGAAAAAGTGCAGGGTAAAGATCAGCACCATGAAAACTCCTTGAAAATGCTCTGTGATTATCAAGGCATGTCACTGGGCGTCAAGAGCGAAGGACAAACCTTGCAGACGACTCGACTTAGTCACAGAAATCTGGACACCTGTATGGATACTGGTAAGGAGACGTTAATTTTAGAAATTCCATCGAAGACGAGAAATTTTGGGCCAGACGTTGTGGAAAATGTTGTGATAATAGGTAACAGGGGAAGCAGAGTTGTGGAACAGCATGATTCCGTTCTGAgcttgaaattgaagaaaaaacgtttGCGACCGAGGGGTACGTTGATACCGAGGTACAAAAGCAGCCTTGTAGGTTCACCGGTGAGAAACGCCGTGCCTCGGAAACAGAAATATGGCAAAAGCACAAAATTGACTTACAAAACAAATCTAGTCGTAGATAACGAAGTGAAATAGACTGGCAGCAATTATATAACGTCCCGTGATGCGATAggaattattttactttagcATTTAGTTATACttaaatttttatgtatatttatatttattatctttACATTTATTATAGGATTTTGTAATCAGTGTAACCACGTTTTTCACGCGTGTTGTACTAcgaatttatcattttatgattGAATATTAACTTTCATAGAGTATAATCTGTGAACAATTATCAATGAGAAATGATTGAtagaaatttcttcaaataccGATTTATATAAACCTGATTGTCACTATTTTAttgagtgaaaagaaaaaaaaatgaaactacggaagcaaataaaattttgaaacatattTCGGAcccgattgaaaaaaatggtgtaaCCTCTTTttaacataaaaattttaactacaacctttttcaaattctttacaatttcgattctattatattgactttaaatttatatacctTCGTCATTAtgagttgtgaaattttcgaatatcaGCTAAAGGTTATTGAATGAGACGAGATTTcaacataaaattaaacaccATCGTATCTTGGAGGTGTTTTTGGCTGCAGCAGAAAAATCTTTCACTGTATCGACAGGGTATTTATTTAAACAGCTAGTAACGACTTTCCACCTAAACCGAATGACAGTACTTACTTGATGTACGACCTGCTGGAAACcaataaatttcgaaacaGCTTGAATGGTCTCTTTGGACTCGAGAAGAGGCGATTGTAACTTTATTTCGCATTCAACAATTTATTACCGTGCTGCTGAGTAAGTTTTATCCCTATTTGACAAGAATATGACATTTAACTTGTAACAAACTAAACACCTTTGTTCAAAAACTTAGAAATTACTCAATTTGTAGATATTTCTTAGATAGTTCGTGGcatcaatatacatataaaaaaaaacaaaaaatagaatacTACTTAGATAATTTCTTAAGACATAAGTGAAGattgttaatttatttgtgcGACGATGCTTCCAAAATTGCATACATTTCAACGTTGTAAAAATCTTGctattttatatcaattttctctctttgtcgTTCAcgcaaaattttaaaaacatctgatttcgcataaattttttaaccaaacgTCATGCGAGCATTCGCTGCCGGTAAAAAGAGACTCGATGAGGAAAAGGCTTCAGGCATTTGCCGCTGGGTGACACTACGAAGTTCGCCTTTGCGTTATCGAAGTTTGCACGGAGACAGAAATCCGCGAGCGATTCGCTCGCGTTTCGCGAGGGACGAGGAGCTACATCCAACTCGGTGATTACGTACTTGACTGGCAGTGGGATGTTGTTTCATATGCTACGTAGTTATTCACAGCACATCACCATGCCCCGTATTTATCTGGGTTATCATTTCAAGTCTGACCGAGGCGTTATCTATTTcgttacattaaaaaaaaaaattcagtaataaaatatctaattATACAACCTCGTTAGACATACTGACCAAATTTAAAACGATCACGATGCGAAATAATCTTagatttcaattctttttaaagTATTTTAAGCCGAATTAAACGTAGTACGTGCTTGTATAATTTTGCATAAGACATTTAAATTTTGGAGGTCCAATTTCCTGTATGCGTTACGCTGCAAATACtgtatactatacatatgGATTATAGTTTCGAGTGCTCGATCGTTTCGAACAAACGCTTCTTGATGTTTGAGGGATTTTAAATAGATTGTTGATGCGTCAAATTCGCCACAGTTAGCACGATCGCAATTGACGATAACTCGTTCGCAAGCACTCTACCTATACGTGTGTCACGATCAGGGCATGAACCGTTGGACGAAAATACTTGTTTCAAGCCGGGAAATGTTCTAATAATAGCCGGCGACTTCATGTCCCGCaaactatttaaaaaatgacatACAAAAGCTAAATTAAAAGGTAAGTTcaggataaaaataattggaagCATTGATTCATCCATAAGTTCGATAGATATTTAGTGTCAATTAAGTATGTCAGATTggattttatcgaaatttgcgaactttgttgaaaaaaagtgtcTTTTGCGCTGGGTTATCGATCGTGAAACTTATACTAGATAGCTTATTAATATCCTGGTGATAATAATTCGGGTAGTCAAATGAAATGTACTGAGAATATGTGACTTACTGTTTGCataacaacgataataatgacGGTTAAATCGTAAAACTTATCCCAAGTTTTAGAGCTGTGAGTAgattatatactatatatataattatagaaTAATTACTTTTGCTTTCGTGTTACCGCTTTAcctgaatttaatttaatccAGTTTTCATTTGAACTACAACattatttctttaaatttaaattcacgAAAACATTGCAAACGAAATGAAAGATCGACCTGTTATGGTACTAGgcttaaaatttatgaaaaacgCAATACTCTTCAGgacttttttcgaaaaaaaattaaaccagaCTATcgtaatgaagaaaaaatattcttgtttACGGTTTTAAACAATTGgcgattttgagaaaataaaataactgcATATTCTTAGGAAAAAGCTATAGATCAAGATGGAAAAAATCTAGTCAAGAATTGTTTCAACATCtcttttcgttttcgagttatatttatttgaaaagtataagcaggaaatttttcgaaaatctattactgaaaaacgaattgagatATGAAATgtcaagaaaattgaaaattctccTTTCGATTggcaaaatgaaattaaacgaTATAAAGCAAGTCAAAAATTCGGACCCGAAATTTCGTTCGATTAGATAAAAGACGTCCCCTATcttgagtaattttttattttttttgtttattaatctTCATCCATCACCTAGAATTAtttaaagtttgttttttttttcttttgttttggTAACAAAGAAACAGAATTCGTtgctacgaaaattcaaattttcaacgacaTTTTCATCAAATCAACGTTCTTGTAacaagtgtgaaaaaaaaaaattgctcattCGTCGCAGTGTAAAATGTAGGCGTTACATTTACATATTACCGGTGACCGTCATTCACGCTATACGAAATTTGCGAACACTTCCATGAGACCTTCAACCTACATTAGCAAGAGGCGACGTTACGCGAACACGTGGCGGCAGATCACATGCAGCCATTCAGCAGTACAaggtattatacgtatgtacctaCAAGCATCCGCAGCGTTCGCCGGAATCGCTCTCATTTAAGCGGTACTGCAGCATATGAGCAGCAGTGTCACGGGCTCATTAGGATAGGCAAATTGACGTGACATTGTTCAACAAGGATGTATCTTTCCCGTTTATGTAACCACCGACACTTAGCACTTTGCATATACGGTTGTATAACGCCGCGAATGATTACGAGCACTTGTAATAcgttatacctacctataatACGGAGTCGACGAGTCGTCCGCAGTTTAGCAGGAGTATCTCATTACATCCACGTGAAATTTTACAAGGATAATCAATTTGGAGCAGTTTATTTGGGTGTAGTATTGATGAAAAGTTACTTCGACGGAGGGACCTACTTTGACAACTtttgtacgtgtataatacacaCGGAACGTTTTTATAGACGtcccgtttttcttttttcaaagaaaaaaggaagtcATTGTGAAATCActgcgaaaatgaaaagttgagttttcaaTACATACAAACGTTTTCGGATCGAATGAATCAACTCCCATCATTTTTAGATGTACGTATGTGATCAAGATTTTTATCCGACGATGTTTTGAGAACTAGTTACTGCattttaatgattttagtttcaaTCGACGaggttttttcaaacttaaAACTAATTAGATTTTGGCTTT includes:
- the LOC124180861 gene encoding basic phospholipase A2 pseudexin A chain-like, whose product is MFLGPFVLEASMYKIKKTDILRLNPEAENNSSQLRRSKRSVLNLYYVLSCATGCDPFDYYGYGCYCGYSGSGYPVDGIDRCCMDHDWCYDAVDYWPWWLIYLVHYRWKCHNGYLPICDYKRGWGQSLCECDRELARCLSWYPCPTTQRRCPS
- the LOC124180860 gene encoding uncharacterized protein LOC124180860 translates to MFNVHLGTWKEFRKLEGRGCAGWMQENGKLSRAESTSIRVTDDENSSTSSNSRRNVKIDNKVLEEKVKCSLEKGVPLKTITITDPSIIRPSSNSDSSVNLTVDEKVQGKDQHHENSLKMLCDYQGMSLGVKSEGQTLQTTRLSHRNLDTCMDTGKETLILEIPSKTRNFGPDVVENVVIIGNRGSRVVEQHDSVLSLKLKKKRLRPRGTLIPRYKSSLVGSPVRNAVPRKQKYGKSTKLTYKTNLVVDNEVK